The nucleotide sequence GTTTGTTACGTTCAAACTTAGCTTTTGCCATGTTAGGATTTCCTCCTTAATAATTGTAAAGGATTTTATTTGTTATGGATTTACAGGAAGCACTTTCGTGCATTCCTGCTTCGTCCACTTTCAAACTTAATTAAGCACCTTTGTGCTTAGAAATGATTTCTTCAGAAATCGACTTCGGAACTTCTTCATAATGAGAAAGTTCCATTGAGAACACGCCACGCCCTTGTGTACCTGAACGAAGTGTTGTGGAATATCCGAACATCTCAGCCAATGGTACCTTCGCACGAATGATTTGCGCGCCGTAACGCGAATCCATTCCTTCGATACGTCCACGACGAGAGTTAAGCATACCCATAATATCGCCCATGTACTCTTCCGGAGCAGTAACTTCTACCTTCATGATTGGCTCTAGCAAGCAAGGACTACACTTATCCTTAGCCGCTTTAAGTGCCATCGATCCAGCAATCTTAAACGCCATTTCCGAGGAATCGACGTCATGGTATGAACCATCTACGATCGTAGCTTTGATATCTACAAGCGGGAAGCCTGCAAGAACACCATTTTTCATAGATTCTTCAATACCAGCTTGAACAGGAGAAATGAACTCACGTGGAACGGAGCCACCGACAACCTTGTTCTCGAACAAGAAGCCTTCACCTGGTTCACGTGGTTCGAATTCGATCCAGCAATGTCCGTATTGACCGCGTCCGCCAGATTGACGAACGAATTTGCCTTCGACCTTCGCAGGAACACGGAATGTTTCACGGTAAGCAACTTGTGGTTTACCAACATTCGTTTCAACTTTGAATTCACGACGCATACGGTCAACTAGAACTTCTAAGTGAAGCTCACCCATTCCTGCAATGATTGTCTGGCCAGTTTCTTCGTCCGTGTGAGCACGGAACGTAGGATCTTCCTCAGACAGCTTCTGCAGAGCGATACCCATCTTATCTTGGTCAGCCTTTGTTTTCGGCTCAACCGCAAGCTGGATAACTGGTTCTGGGAAGTTCATCGATTCAAGAATTACCAGGTTTTTCTCATCACACAGTGTATCACCAGTCGTCGTATCCTTAAGACCAACAGCTGCAGCAATATCACCTGCATGAACTTCACTAATTTCTTGACGGCTATTCGCATGCATTTGCAGAATACGGCCGACGCGCTCACGTTTGCCCTTCGTTGCATTACTAACATATGAACCTGCGCTCAGTATGCCAGAATATACACGGAAGAATGTCAGACGACCAACGTAAGGGTCAGTCATAATTTTGAATGCTAATGCTGCGAATGGCGCTGAGTCTGAGGATTCACGAGTCGTTTCCGTACCATCATCAAGATGACCAACAATCGCTGGAACATCTAGGGGTGAAGGAAGGAAATCTACAACTGCATCCAACATCGGTTGGACGCCCTTGTTCCGATACGAAGATCCACATACTACTGGGAAAATTTTAACTGAACAGACGCCCTTACGAAGTGCTGCCTTTAGTTCTGGGATGCTGATTTCTTCACCTTCAAGAAACTTCATCGTCAGATCTTCGTCCAGTTCTGCGATTTTTTCTACCATGATGCTTCGCAGTTCTTCCACTTGCTCCAAGTATTGTGCAGGGATTTCAATCTTCTCAGGGTCTTTGCCTTGATCATCTTTGTAGATATAAGCAACCCGTTCAATCAGGTCGATCATCCCTACAAATGTGTCTTCAGCACCCATCGGTAATTGGATCGCTACAGCGTTAGCATTTAAGCGTTCCTTCATGTCTTTAACAACATTCAGGTAATCCGCACCGATGATATCCATCTTGTTGATATAAGCGATCCGAGGAACACCGTAACGGTCAGCTTGACGCCATACCGTTTCGGATTGTGGCTCTACGCCTTCTTTAGCACTAAATACACCAACAGCCCCGTCCAATACGCGTAGGGAGCGTTCGACTTCTACCGTAAAGTCAACGTGACCCGGTGTGTCGATAATATTAATACGGTGACCATGCCACTGAGCAGTAGTTGCGGCAGACGTAATCGTGATACCGCGTTCTTGCTCCTGTTCCATCCAGTCCATCGTCGCGGAACCTTCATGCGTTTCGCCGATTTTGTGTACGCGACCGGTGTAGAACAGAATCCGTTCAGTTGTCGTGGTTTTACCCGCATCAATATGCGCCATAATCCCGATATTCCGCGTATTTTGCAAGGAGAACTCTCTTGCCATATAACAGTCTCCCTTCGAATAAATTACTCAAGCGGATTCTACCAACGGTAGTGAGCGAATGCTTTGTTCGCTTCCGCCATCTTATGCGTGTCCTCACGCTTCTTCACTGCAGCTCCCGTGTTGTTGGAAGCATCCAGGATTTCAGCAGCCAAACGTTCTTCCATCGTCTTCTCACCGCGGTTGCGGGAGTAGTTAACGAGCCAACGCAGTCCTAGGGACGTGCGACGCTCAGGCTTAACCTCGATTGGAACTTGATAGTTTGCACCACCTACACGGCGTGCTTTAACTTCAAGGACTGGCATGATGTTCTTGATAGCGGCTTCGAAAACCTCCATCGCATCTTTACCAGAACGCTCTTGTATTAGCGTAAATGCATCATATAGAAGCTGTTGCGCAACACCTTTCTTACCGTCGATCATGATGCGGTTAACAAGACGTGTTACAAGCTTGCTATTGTACAACGGATCCGGAAGAACATCGCGTTTTGTTACTGGTCCTTTACGTGGCATTGAAATTCCTCCTTTCTCATTCATGTCCAATACTGGCTCAAGCAATGCAATTGCTTAATCGGTTATTAGGACTTCTTAACTTTAGGTCTCTTAGTACCGTATTTGGAACGAGCCTGCATACGATTGTTTACACCCGCAGTATCCAATGCACCGCGAACGATGTGATAACGAACCCCTGGAAGGTCTTTTACACGACCGCCACGAATAAGAACAACGCTATGTTCTTGTAAGTTGTGGCCAATCCCTGGGATATACGCTGTCACCTCGACACGGTTCGTTAAACGTACACGAGCATATTTACGAAGTGCAGAGTTCGGTTTCTTAGGCGTCATAGTACCTACACGAGTACATACACCACGCTTTTGAGGAGCGCTTAAATCCGTCTCTTCGCGCTTCAAGGCGTTAAAACCTTTTTGAAGTGCTGGTGACTTGGATTTTACAACCTTAGG is from Candidatus Cohnella colombiensis and encodes:
- the fusA gene encoding elongation factor G, whose product is MAREFSLQNTRNIGIMAHIDAGKTTTTERILFYTGRVHKIGETHEGSATMDWMEQEQERGITITSAATTAQWHGHRINIIDTPGHVDFTVEVERSLRVLDGAVGVFSAKEGVEPQSETVWRQADRYGVPRIAYINKMDIIGADYLNVVKDMKERLNANAVAIQLPMGAEDTFVGMIDLIERVAYIYKDDQGKDPEKIEIPAQYLEQVEELRSIMVEKIAELDEDLTMKFLEGEEISIPELKAALRKGVCSVKIFPVVCGSSYRNKGVQPMLDAVVDFLPSPLDVPAIVGHLDDGTETTRESSDSAPFAALAFKIMTDPYVGRLTFFRVYSGILSAGSYVSNATKGKRERVGRILQMHANSRQEISEVHAGDIAAAVGLKDTTTGDTLCDEKNLVILESMNFPEPVIQLAVEPKTKADQDKMGIALQKLSEEDPTFRAHTDEETGQTIIAGMGELHLEVLVDRMRREFKVETNVGKPQVAYRETFRVPAKVEGKFVRQSGGRGQYGHCWIEFEPREPGEGFLFENKVVGGSVPREFISPVQAGIEESMKNGVLAGFPLVDIKATIVDGSYHDVDSSEMAFKIAGSMALKAAKDKCSPCLLEPIMKVEVTAPEEYMGDIMGMLNSRRGRIEGMDSRYGAQIIRAKVPLAEMFGYSTTLRSGTQGRGVFSMELSHYEEVPKSISEEIISKHKGA
- the rpsG gene encoding 30S ribosomal protein S7, with translation MPRKGPVTKRDVLPDPLYNSKLVTRLVNRIMIDGKKGVAQQLLYDAFTLIQERSGKDAMEVFEAAIKNIMPVLEVKARRVGGANYQVPIEVKPERRTSLGLRWLVNYSRNRGEKTMEERLAAEILDASNNTGAAVKKREDTHKMAEANKAFAHYRW
- the rpsL gene encoding 30S ribosomal protein S12, whose product is MPTINQLVRKGRQPKVVKSKSPALQKGFNALKREETDLSAPQKRGVCTRVGTMTPKKPNSALRKYARVRLTNRVEVTAYIPGIGHNLQEHSVVLIRGGRVKDLPGVRYHIVRGALDTAGVNNRMQARSKYGTKRPKVKKS